In a single window of the Elaeis guineensis isolate ETL-2024a chromosome 4, EG11, whole genome shotgun sequence genome:
- the LOC105042935 gene encoding arsenate reductase 2.2, producing MARSLSYIAPSQLISMSRNPRVAIVDVRDEERSYDAHIAGSHHYASDTFSEKIPDLLQAVKGKDTLVFHCALSKVRGPSCARMFLDYLSEMKEDAGISKVMVLERGFNGWQASGRPVCRCTEMPCKGESP from the exons ATGGCAAGAAGCCTCTCCTACATCGCTCCCTCTCAGCTCATCTCAATGTCTCGGAATCCAAGGGTGGCTATAGTGGACGTCAG GGACGAGGAGAGGAGCTACGACGCGCACATAGCGGGGTCGCACCACTACGCGAGCGACACCTTCTCGGAGAAAATCCCCGATCTCCTGCAAGCCGTCAAGGGCAAGGACACCCTCGTCTTCCATTGCGCCCTCAGCAAG GTGAGGGGGCCTTCTTGTGCACGCATGTTTCTGGATTATTTATCTGAAATGAAAGAAGATGCAGGAATTAGTAAGGTTATGGTTTTGGAGCGTGGCTTCAATGGATGGCAAGCTTCTGGCCGACCTGTTTGTCGCTGCACTGAGATGCCCTGCAAAGGTGAAAGCCCGTAA